From one Mytilus edulis chromosome 1, xbMytEdul2.2, whole genome shotgun sequence genomic stretch:
- the LOC139506294 gene encoding uncharacterized protein, whose amino-acid sequence MRLGPISFSMTQRLKDMRLGPISFSMTQRPKDMRLGPISFSTTQRLQDMRLGPISFSMTQRLKDMRLGLTSFSTTQRLQDMRLGSISFSTTQRLQDMRFGPISFSTTQRLQDTRFGLISLYTHQKLQDIR is encoded by the coding sequence ATGAGATTAGGTCCTATCAGCTTCTCTATGACACAAAGACTGAAGGACATGAGATTAGGTCCTATCAGCTTCTCTATGACACAAAGACCGAAGGACATGAGATTAGGTCCTATCAGCTTCTCCACAACACAAAGACTGCAGGACATGAGATTAGGTCCTATCAGCTTCTCTATGACACAAAGACTGAAGGACATGAGATTAGGTCTTACCAGCTTCTCCACAACACAAAGACTGCAGGACATGAGATTAGGTTCTATCAGCTTCTCCACAACACAAAGACTGCAGGACATGAGATTTGGTCCGATTAGCTTCTCCACAACACAAAGACTACAGGACACGAGATTTGGTCTGATTAGCCTCTACACACATCAGAAACTACAGGACATTAGATAA